AAAAAGTATCGAACCCAACACCGCAAACATCAACAATAAAGGGGGTAACAACGCTGAAATAAATAGCATTAAAGATAACGATTGTTGTTCTTCGCCATGCAATTTCGGTGCTTGTTTTGGGATCACGTCAGGTCTAAAAATAGCGACAGCAATACAGTATAAAATGTAAAGAATGACGAGTATAAAACCAGGGATAACCGCACCAGCAAATAAATCACCAACCGACACAGTTTTTGGGCTAAAAACCCCCATACTCAATTGAGCTTTTTGATAAGCACTTGAGAGAACATCACCCAGTAATACCAAGGCAATTGAAGGGGGTATTATTTGCCCTAGCGTCCCCGTTGCACAAATAATACCAGAGGAAAATGCAGGGCTGTAACCACGTTTTAGCATGGTAGGTAACGATAATAACCCCATGGTAACTACTGTTGCACCCACAATGCCGGTGCTTGCTGCTAATAGCATACCGACCAAGGTCACTGAAATAGCTAAGCCAACATTGAATCGACCAAACAGCATCGCCATCGCATTGAGCAAATTCTCAGCTATTTTTGAACGCTCAAGCATAGCCCCCATAAAAATAAAAAGTGGTACTGCCAATAAGGTTTGGTTATTAAGCACTCCGTAAAGTCGATTTGGTAATGCATATAAAAAAGAACTTTCGAATACATCAACACTTATACCAATACCGGCAAATAACAAAGCGGTTCCAGCAAGCGATAATGCTACTGGGTAGCCCAGTAATAGAACACCACAAACAACAACAAACATTAATAAGGCTATATATTCCATTATTTAGCCCCTGTACGATTTTCAGTATCGCGTAGGTTATCACTAAGCATTAAT
The Colwellia sp. Arc7-D genome window above contains:
- a CDS encoding TRAP transporter large permease subunit → MEYIALLMFVVVCGVLLLGYPVALSLAGTALLFAGIGISVDVFESSFLYALPNRLYGVLNNQTLLAVPLFIFMGAMLERSKIAENLLNAMAMLFGRFNVGLAISVTLVGMLLAASTGIVGATVVTMGLLSLPTMLKRGYSPAFSSGIICATGTLGQIIPPSIALVLLGDVLSSAYQKAQLSMGVFSPKTVSVGDLFAGAVIPGFILVILYILYCIAVAIFRPDVIPKQAPKLHGEEQQSLSLMLFISALLPPLLLMFAVLGSILFGYATPTEAAGVGAMGSFLLALWKKQLTRVNLNAVMQTTVKITSMVFLILIGASLFSLVFRGFGGEELVHGLFQQMPGGVVGATLIVMLIIFLLGFILDFIEITFVVVPIVAPVLMAMGLDPIWLGIMIAVNLQTSFLTPPFGFALFYLRGVADQAVSTAAIYKGVIPFIIIQLILLCALAYWPSLVTWLPNVIYG